One genomic window of Solanum dulcamara chromosome 10, daSolDulc1.2, whole genome shotgun sequence includes the following:
- the LOC129871748 gene encoding ethylene receptor 1 isoform X1 has translation MGSLLRMNRLLTSIVESCNCIIDPQLPADDLLMKYQYISDFFIALAYFSIPVELIYFVKKSAVFPYRWVLVQFGAFIVLCGATHLINLWTFNMHTRNVAIVMTTAKVLTALVSCITALLLVHIIPDLLSVKTRELFLKKKAAQLDREMGIIRTQEETGRHVRMLTHEIRSTLDRHTILKTTLVELGRTLALEECALWMPTRTGVELQLSYTLRHQNPVGFTVPIQLPVITQVFGTNRVVKISPNSPVARLRPTGKYMPGEVVAVRVPLLHLSNFQINDWPELSTKRYALMVLMLPSDSARQWHVHELELVEVVADQVAVALSHAAILEESMRARDLLMEQNVALDLARREAEMAVRARNDFLAVMNHEMRTPMHAIIALSSLLQETDLTPEQRLMVETILKSSNLLATLINDVLDLSRLEDGSLQLDIDTFNLHSLFRDVLSLIKPIASVKKLFVTLSLSSDLPEYVIGDEKRLMQILLNVVGNAVKFSKEGSVSISAFVAKSDSLRDPRAPEFFAVPSENHFYLRVQIKDTGIGITPQDIPNLFSKFTQSQALASTNSGGTGLGLAICKRFVNLMEGHIWIESEGLGKGSTAIFIIKLGIPGRANESKLPFMAKLPANNMQMTFQGLKVLVMDDNGVSRMVTKGLLTHLGCDVTTVGSRDECLRVVTQEHKVVFMDVSMAGIDCYEVAVVIHERFGKRHGRPLIVALTGNTDRVTKENCMRVGMDGVILKPVSVDKMRSVLSELLEHGVVLES, from the exons CTAACTTCCATCGTGGAGTCATGTAACTGCATCATCGACCCACAATTGCCTGCTGATGACTTGCTAATGAAGTATCAGTACATTTCCGATTTTTTCATAGCACTTGCTTATTTCTCCATTCCAGTGGAGTTGATATACTTCGTTAAGAAGTCTGCTGTTTTTCCATATAGATGGGTTCTTGTGCAGTTCGGTGCTTTCATAGTTCTTTGTGGAGCAACACATCTTATCAACTTATGGACATTTAATATGCACACAAGGAATGTGGCAATAGTAATGACTACTGCAAAGGTCTTGACTGCGCTGGTGTCCTGTATAACTGCTCTCTTACTTGTCCACATCATTCCTGATTTATTAAGTGTCAAAACTAGGGAACTGTTCTTGAAAAAGAAAGCTGCACAGCTTGACCGTGAAATGGGTATTATTCGGACTCAAGAGGAGACAGGTAGACATGTTAGAATGCTAACTCATGAAATCCGAAGCACTCTTGATAGACATACTATTTTAAAGACTACACTTGTTGAGCTAGGAAGAACGTTGGCATTAGAAGAGTGTGCATTATGGATGCCAACACGTACTGGAGTAGAGCTTCAACTTTCTTACACTCTACGTCACCAAAATCCAGTTGGATTTACTGTACCCATTCAACTTCCTGTAATCACTCAAGTTTTTGGTACAAATCGTGTTGtgaaaatatcaccaaattCACCTGTCGCAAGACTTCGACCTACAGGGAAATACATGCCTGGTGAGGTGGTTGCTGTCAGGGTTCCACTTCTGCATCTGTCAAACTTTCAGATTAATGATTGGCCTGAACTTTCAACAAAGCGCTATGCTTTAATGGTTCTGATGCTTCCTTCAGACAGTGCAAGACAATGGCATGTTCATGAGCTGGAGCTTGTTGAAGTGGTAGCTGATCAG GTTGCTGTTGCTCTCTCACATGCTGCTATTTTAGAAGAATCAATGAGGGCTAGGGATCTTCTTATGGAGCAGAATGTGGCACTTGATCTGGCAAGAAGAGAAGCAGAAATGGCTGTTCGTGCACGTAATGATTTCTTGGCCGTTATGAATCATGAAATGAGAACTCCCATGCATGCGATAATTGCACTTTCTTCCTTACTACAAGAAACTGATCTTACTCCGGAGCAACGTCTGATGGTTGAAACAATCCTCAAAAGCAGCAACCTTTTAGCAACGCTCATCAATGATGTCTTGGATCTTTCAAGGCTAGAGGATGGAAGTCTTCAACTTGATATTGACACTTTTAATCTCCATTCTCTATTTAGAGAT GTCCTTAGCTTAATCAAGCCGATTGCATCAGTGAAAAAGCTGTTCGTCACTCTTAGTTTGTCATCAGATTTGCCGGAATATGTAATTGGGGATGAAAAACGGTTAATGCAAATTCTCTTAAACGTTGTTGGCAATGCTGTAAAGTTCTCAAAGGAAGGCAGCGTGTCAATCTCTGCTTTCGTTGCAAAATCAGACTCTTTAAGAGATCCTAGAGCCCCCGAGTTTTTTGCTGTGCCAAGTGAAAATCACTTCTATTTACGGGTACAG ATAAAAGATACGGGGATAGGAATTACTCCGCAGGATATTCCCAACCTGTTTAGCAAGTTTACACAAAGCCAAGCGCTAGCAAGTACAAATTCTGGTGGCACCGGGCTTGGCCTTGCAATTTGTAAGAG GTTTGTGAATCTTATGGAAGGACATATTTGGATCGAAAGTGAAGGTCTTGGCAAGGGGTCTACTGCTATATTTATCATTAAACTTGGCATTCCTGGACGTGCAAATGAATCTAAGCTCCCCTTTATGGCTAAATTGCCAGCAAATAACATGCAGATGACTTTTCAAGGATTAAAGGTTTTGGTTATGGATGATAATGG GGTTAGCAGGATGGTAACCAAGGGTCTGCTTACACACCTTGGATGTGATGTAACAACTGTTGGCTCACGTGATGAATGCTTGAGAGTTGTTACACAGGAACACAAGGTAGTGTTCATGGATGTTAGTATGGCAGGTATAGACTGTTATGAAGTTGCTGTAGTGATACATGAAAGGTTTGGGAAACGTCATGGCAGGCCACTTATTGTGGCACTGACTGGGAACACAGACCGAGTTACTAAGGAAAACTGCATGAGAGTTGGTATGGATGGAGTTATTCTAAAACCTGTATCAGTGGATAAAATGAGGAGCGTTTTATCTGAGCTTTTAGAGCATGGAGTTGTACTTGAATCTTAG
- the LOC129871748 gene encoding ethylene receptor 1 isoform X2, producing the protein MKYQYISDFFIALAYFSIPVELIYFVKKSAVFPYRWVLVQFGAFIVLCGATHLINLWTFNMHTRNVAIVMTTAKVLTALVSCITALLLVHIIPDLLSVKTRELFLKKKAAQLDREMGIIRTQEETGRHVRMLTHEIRSTLDRHTILKTTLVELGRTLALEECALWMPTRTGVELQLSYTLRHQNPVGFTVPIQLPVITQVFGTNRVVKISPNSPVARLRPTGKYMPGEVVAVRVPLLHLSNFQINDWPELSTKRYALMVLMLPSDSARQWHVHELELVEVVADQVAVALSHAAILEESMRARDLLMEQNVALDLARREAEMAVRARNDFLAVMNHEMRTPMHAIIALSSLLQETDLTPEQRLMVETILKSSNLLATLINDVLDLSRLEDGSLQLDIDTFNLHSLFRDVLSLIKPIASVKKLFVTLSLSSDLPEYVIGDEKRLMQILLNVVGNAVKFSKEGSVSISAFVAKSDSLRDPRAPEFFAVPSENHFYLRVQIKDTGIGITPQDIPNLFSKFTQSQALASTNSGGTGLGLAICKRFVNLMEGHIWIESEGLGKGSTAIFIIKLGIPGRANESKLPFMAKLPANNMQMTFQGLKVLVMDDNGVSRMVTKGLLTHLGCDVTTVGSRDECLRVVTQEHKVVFMDVSMAGIDCYEVAVVIHERFGKRHGRPLIVALTGNTDRVTKENCMRVGMDGVILKPVSVDKMRSVLSELLEHGVVLES; encoded by the exons ATGAAGTATCAGTACATTTCCGATTTTTTCATAGCACTTGCTTATTTCTCCATTCCAGTGGAGTTGATATACTTCGTTAAGAAGTCTGCTGTTTTTCCATATAGATGGGTTCTTGTGCAGTTCGGTGCTTTCATAGTTCTTTGTGGAGCAACACATCTTATCAACTTATGGACATTTAATATGCACACAAGGAATGTGGCAATAGTAATGACTACTGCAAAGGTCTTGACTGCGCTGGTGTCCTGTATAACTGCTCTCTTACTTGTCCACATCATTCCTGATTTATTAAGTGTCAAAACTAGGGAACTGTTCTTGAAAAAGAAAGCTGCACAGCTTGACCGTGAAATGGGTATTATTCGGACTCAAGAGGAGACAGGTAGACATGTTAGAATGCTAACTCATGAAATCCGAAGCACTCTTGATAGACATACTATTTTAAAGACTACACTTGTTGAGCTAGGAAGAACGTTGGCATTAGAAGAGTGTGCATTATGGATGCCAACACGTACTGGAGTAGAGCTTCAACTTTCTTACACTCTACGTCACCAAAATCCAGTTGGATTTACTGTACCCATTCAACTTCCTGTAATCACTCAAGTTTTTGGTACAAATCGTGTTGtgaaaatatcaccaaattCACCTGTCGCAAGACTTCGACCTACAGGGAAATACATGCCTGGTGAGGTGGTTGCTGTCAGGGTTCCACTTCTGCATCTGTCAAACTTTCAGATTAATGATTGGCCTGAACTTTCAACAAAGCGCTATGCTTTAATGGTTCTGATGCTTCCTTCAGACAGTGCAAGACAATGGCATGTTCATGAGCTGGAGCTTGTTGAAGTGGTAGCTGATCAG GTTGCTGTTGCTCTCTCACATGCTGCTATTTTAGAAGAATCAATGAGGGCTAGGGATCTTCTTATGGAGCAGAATGTGGCACTTGATCTGGCAAGAAGAGAAGCAGAAATGGCTGTTCGTGCACGTAATGATTTCTTGGCCGTTATGAATCATGAAATGAGAACTCCCATGCATGCGATAATTGCACTTTCTTCCTTACTACAAGAAACTGATCTTACTCCGGAGCAACGTCTGATGGTTGAAACAATCCTCAAAAGCAGCAACCTTTTAGCAACGCTCATCAATGATGTCTTGGATCTTTCAAGGCTAGAGGATGGAAGTCTTCAACTTGATATTGACACTTTTAATCTCCATTCTCTATTTAGAGAT GTCCTTAGCTTAATCAAGCCGATTGCATCAGTGAAAAAGCTGTTCGTCACTCTTAGTTTGTCATCAGATTTGCCGGAATATGTAATTGGGGATGAAAAACGGTTAATGCAAATTCTCTTAAACGTTGTTGGCAATGCTGTAAAGTTCTCAAAGGAAGGCAGCGTGTCAATCTCTGCTTTCGTTGCAAAATCAGACTCTTTAAGAGATCCTAGAGCCCCCGAGTTTTTTGCTGTGCCAAGTGAAAATCACTTCTATTTACGGGTACAG ATAAAAGATACGGGGATAGGAATTACTCCGCAGGATATTCCCAACCTGTTTAGCAAGTTTACACAAAGCCAAGCGCTAGCAAGTACAAATTCTGGTGGCACCGGGCTTGGCCTTGCAATTTGTAAGAG GTTTGTGAATCTTATGGAAGGACATATTTGGATCGAAAGTGAAGGTCTTGGCAAGGGGTCTACTGCTATATTTATCATTAAACTTGGCATTCCTGGACGTGCAAATGAATCTAAGCTCCCCTTTATGGCTAAATTGCCAGCAAATAACATGCAGATGACTTTTCAAGGATTAAAGGTTTTGGTTATGGATGATAATGG GGTTAGCAGGATGGTAACCAAGGGTCTGCTTACACACCTTGGATGTGATGTAACAACTGTTGGCTCACGTGATGAATGCTTGAGAGTTGTTACACAGGAACACAAGGTAGTGTTCATGGATGTTAGTATGGCAGGTATAGACTGTTATGAAGTTGCTGTAGTGATACATGAAAGGTTTGGGAAACGTCATGGCAGGCCACTTATTGTGGCACTGACTGGGAACACAGACCGAGTTACTAAGGAAAACTGCATGAGAGTTGGTATGGATGGAGTTATTCTAAAACCTGTATCAGTGGATAAAATGAGGAGCGTTTTATCTGAGCTTTTAGAGCATGGAGTTGTACTTGAATCTTAG